One stretch of Parafrankia irregularis DNA includes these proteins:
- a CDS encoding NDMA-dependent alcohol dehydrogenase: MKTKAAVLWNVGDPWSVEEVDLDPPKAGEVLIRVVAAGLCHSDDHLATGDMPSVLPMVAGHEGAGIVEEVGPNVTRVRPGDHVVVMFMPSCGHCRWCATGRTNLCDLGGSLMMGVGVDGTSRLHARGKDVTTMCFLGTFSQYAVLHEASVIRIDDDLPMDAAALVACGVPTGFGSAVHTAGVRPGEAVVVVGAGGVGMNAIQGARIAGAELIIAVDPVEFKRDQAKVFGATHTSPSMAQATELVRELTRGVMADAAILTVGVARGDQIAPLLGLVSKGGRAVVTAVAPAVETEVTLSLFDLTIFQKELRGTLFGASNGQADIPRLLSLYRSGQLKLDELITTRYTLDEINTGYDDMRAGRNIRGVILHGH; this comes from the coding sequence ATGAAGACGAAGGCCGCAGTGCTCTGGAACGTCGGTGATCCATGGAGCGTCGAGGAGGTCGACCTCGACCCGCCGAAGGCCGGTGAGGTGCTCATCCGGGTGGTCGCAGCCGGCTTATGCCACTCCGACGACCATCTGGCGACCGGTGACATGCCGTCGGTCCTGCCGATGGTCGCCGGCCACGAGGGCGCGGGGATCGTCGAGGAGGTCGGGCCGAACGTCACCCGGGTCCGCCCGGGTGACCACGTCGTCGTGATGTTCATGCCCAGCTGCGGGCACTGCCGCTGGTGCGCCACCGGCCGGACGAACCTGTGCGACCTCGGCGGGTCGCTGATGATGGGTGTCGGCGTCGACGGGACGTCCCGGCTGCACGCCCGGGGCAAGGACGTCACGACGATGTGCTTCCTCGGCACGTTCAGCCAGTACGCCGTGCTGCACGAGGCGTCCGTCATCAGGATCGACGATGACCTGCCGATGGACGCCGCCGCGCTGGTCGCCTGCGGGGTGCCCACCGGTTTCGGCTCCGCCGTGCACACCGCCGGGGTGCGCCCCGGGGAGGCGGTGGTCGTGGTCGGCGCCGGCGGGGTCGGCATGAACGCGATCCAGGGCGCCCGGATCGCCGGCGCGGAGCTGATCATCGCGGTCGACCCGGTGGAGTTCAAGCGCGACCAGGCGAAGGTCTTCGGGGCGACCCACACCAGCCCGTCGATGGCGCAGGCCACCGAGCTCGTCCGCGAGCTGACCAGGGGCGTCATGGCCGACGCGGCGATCCTGACCGTCGGCGTGGCCCGCGGTGACCAGATCGCGCCGCTGCTCGGGCTCGTGTCGAAGGGCGGGCGGGCGGTCGTCACCGCTGTCGCGCCGGCCGTCGAGACCGAGGTGACCCTGTCCCTGTTCGATCTGACCATCTTTCAGAAGGAGCTGCGCGGCACGCTGTTCGGCGCGTCGAACGGGCAGGCCGACATCCCCCGGCTGCTGTCCCTCTACCGGTCCGGCCAGCTCAAGCTCGACGAGCTGATCACCACCCGCTACACCCTGGACGAGATCAACACCGGCTACGACGACATGCGGGCCGGCCGCAACATCCGCGGCGTCATCCTGCACGGGCACTGA
- a CDS encoding NAD-dependent epimerase/dehydratase family protein: MRTGSTILVTGVTGQVARPLAAALAREHTVYGAARFRDSGIRDVLTAAGVRCVPVNLVTAGRDGLAALPEQVDHVLHFGVVKSNRWGVDLDGNVGGTLALMERYAAARSFLHCSSGAVYADAGDAQSARSAGGNGPAGAGGGGPAEAGARAGDGGPAEAGGCGPAGAVRPLAEGDRLGDSHHVLPFLATYSVCKIAAEGAARYGATRFGLPTTIARLNMPYGPFGGLPLYHLDMIAAGMPVTVHPDGPSRYQLIHDDDIVAMVPALLAAADVPATVVNWAGDEAVSVEEWCAELAALTGLTPVIEQSPENLRGVVLDLTTMHILAGHARVDWREGLRRSVAARRPDLLRPEHQPSARPGPGPAPV, translated from the coding sequence ATGCGCACCGGCAGCACGATCCTCGTCACCGGGGTGACCGGGCAGGTCGCCAGGCCCCTGGCCGCCGCCCTCGCCCGGGAGCACACCGTCTACGGCGCGGCCCGCTTCCGCGACAGCGGCATCCGCGACGTTCTGACCGCTGCCGGTGTGCGCTGCGTACCGGTCAACCTGGTGACAGCCGGGCGGGACGGCCTCGCCGCCCTGCCCGAGCAGGTCGACCACGTGCTCCACTTCGGCGTGGTCAAGAGCAACCGGTGGGGCGTCGACCTCGACGGAAACGTCGGCGGGACCCTGGCGCTCATGGAGCGCTACGCCGCCGCCCGCTCCTTCCTGCACTGCTCCTCCGGCGCCGTGTACGCGGACGCGGGTGACGCGCAGAGCGCGCGGAGCGCCGGCGGCAACGGGCCGGCAGGCGCGGGCGGTGGTGGCCCGGCGGAGGCAGGTGCGCGGGCGGGCGACGGTGGCCCGGCGGAAGCGGGTGGCTGTGGGCCGGCGGGGGCGGTCCGGCCCCTCGCCGAGGGCGACCGGCTCGGAGACAGCCACCATGTCCTGCCGTTCCTGGCCACCTACAGTGTCTGCAAGATCGCCGCGGAGGGGGCGGCCCGGTACGGTGCCACCCGTTTCGGGCTGCCGACGACGATCGCCCGCCTGAACATGCCGTACGGGCCCTTCGGTGGTCTCCCCCTCTACCACCTCGACATGATCGCCGCCGGCATGCCGGTGACCGTGCACCCCGACGGCCCCAGCCGCTACCAGCTGATCCACGACGACGACATCGTGGCGATGGTGCCCGCGCTGCTCGCCGCGGCCGACGTCCCGGCGACGGTCGTGAACTGGGCCGGCGACGAAGCCGTCAGCGTCGAGGAATGGTGCGCCGAACTGGCCGCCCTCACCGGTCTGACCCCGGTCATCGAGCAGTCGCCGGAGAACCTGCGCGGGGTCGTGCTCGATCTGACGACCATGCACATCCTGGCCGGGCACGCCCGGGTCGACTGGCGCGAGGGGCTGCGCCGCAGCGTGGCCGCACGCCGCCCCGACCTGCTGCGTCCCGAGCACCAGCCGTCGGCGCGCCCCGGCCCCGGCCCCGCGCCCGTCTGA
- a CDS encoding TetR family transcriptional regulator, which yields MVETPVRETPAVATAAIKTTPASVVDAGSGAGTGTAGVGTPGVAATGIGTTGIGTPGIGTAVNTLRASDGRVPGRRGMATRQRLLDQTYELLRTTPYRELTVADIGRAAGTSAATFYQYFVDIEAAMLTLADQVAAEGAKLSELVDQRPWRGAAGWQNASTLVDGILTFWAHHQPVLRVVDLLTEEGDQRFRRVRVAMLNEITRALAAVIAEAQTRAGRVAEVAPMAMAGALVSMLAHVASHRAGFEAWEIPIDEMREAMTRLVFWGVVGPRVPKHL from the coding sequence GTGGTCGAGACCCCGGTGCGCGAGACCCCTGCGGTCGCCACCGCGGCGATCAAGACCACACCGGCGTCCGTCGTCGACGCGGGCTCCGGAGCTGGTACCGGCACCGCAGGCGTCGGCACCCCGGGCGTGGCCGCCACCGGTATCGGCACCACCGGTATCGGCACCCCGGGTATCGGCACGGCGGTGAACACTCTTCGCGCCTCGGACGGGCGGGTTCCAGGCCGGCGCGGCATGGCGACCCGGCAGCGGCTGCTCGACCAGACCTACGAGCTGCTGCGCACCACGCCGTACCGGGAGCTCACGGTCGCCGACATCGGCCGCGCCGCCGGCACCTCGGCCGCCACCTTCTACCAGTACTTCGTCGACATCGAGGCGGCCATGCTGACGCTGGCCGACCAGGTCGCCGCCGAGGGCGCGAAGCTGTCGGAGCTCGTCGACCAGCGGCCGTGGCGGGGCGCCGCCGGCTGGCAGAACGCCAGCACCCTCGTGGACGGCATCCTCACGTTCTGGGCCCACCACCAGCCCGTGCTCCGCGTCGTCGACCTGCTCACCGAGGAGGGTGACCAGCGCTTCCGCCGGGTGCGGGTGGCCATGCTCAACGAGATCACCCGCGCCCTCGCCGCGGTCATCGCCGAGGCGCAGACCCGGGCCGGCCGGGTGGCGGAGGTCGCCCCGATGGCGATGGCCGGGGCGCTGGTGTCCATGCTCGCGCACGTGGCCTCGCACCGGGCCGGCTTCGAGGCATGGGAGATCCCGATCGACGAGATGCGGGAAGCCATGACCAGGCTGGTCTTCTGGGGCGTCGTCGGCCCACGCGTCCCCAAGCACCTCTGA
- a CDS encoding RrF2 family transcriptional regulator — MKLSNGVEWALHCCVSIGQSKAPVPAARLAELHGVAPAYLAKHLQALSRAGIVRSTPGPTGGYAFTRPAAQITVLQVVQAIDGPEPAFRCTEIRRNGPLAVPDDQCSGQCAIARAMAAAEQAWRDALAGVSIDDLGRGIDEDSSGTAMRAVREWLADAR; from the coding sequence GTGAAGCTGTCCAACGGCGTCGAGTGGGCGCTGCACTGCTGCGTCTCGATAGGGCAGAGCAAGGCCCCGGTGCCGGCGGCACGGCTCGCCGAGCTGCACGGCGTCGCGCCGGCCTACCTCGCCAAGCATCTCCAGGCGCTCTCACGGGCCGGCATCGTGAGATCCACTCCGGGCCCGACCGGCGGGTACGCCTTCACTCGACCCGCCGCGCAGATCACCGTCCTGCAGGTCGTGCAGGCCATCGACGGCCCCGAGCCCGCGTTCCGCTGCACCGAGATCCGCCGGAACGGCCCGCTGGCCGTGCCCGATGATCAGTGCTCCGGGCAGTGCGCCATCGCCCGGGCGATGGCAGCCGCGGAGCAGGCGTGGCGTGACGCGCTGGCCGGCGTCTCCATCGACGACCTCGGCCGGGGCATCGACGAGGACAGCTCGGGCACCGCGATGCGCGCCGTACGGGAGTGGCTGGCCGACGCGCGATAG
- a CDS encoding MFS transporter, whose protein sequence is MSEIQDRPKVAVAAQPRHAPAALGFAVIALFAAAVNLRPAIAALSPLVDRIRADLGLSATEVSLLTTIPTLAMGLCAPLAVAVGRRWGLHRGVLLGLAVVGLATAARGLGQSAWLQLVCAAAVGMGIALSQTLLPAVVKTRFADRPGLVTGIYTTGLGLGGAVAAGVSTPLADAFDSWPAALAFWAILAVAGLLLWSAAKGSLRLEQAGDPKRIATSGLPWRSRLAWRITAVSAGNSALYYCELAWIAPLLHDDGGRSESQAGLMLTTMIAIQVAAMLAVPALHGERQDRRAGLAATTVLTAIGFLGFALSPEAGAWLWIVAMGVGHGGLFTLVMTLPVAASRDAAQAGRFSAMAFFIGYACAAAGPVVVGGLRDATGDFQLGFGLLAAVAALMLLPIARLSPRRIAQAQHHPSA, encoded by the coding sequence GTGTCCGAGATTCAGGATCGGCCGAAGGTCGCGGTCGCCGCCCAACCTCGACATGCCCCCGCCGCGCTTGGATTCGCGGTGATCGCCCTGTTCGCGGCCGCGGTGAACCTCCGCCCGGCGATCGCCGCGCTCTCCCCCCTCGTCGACCGGATCCGCGCCGATCTGGGCCTGTCGGCGACGGAGGTGTCGCTGCTGACGACCATCCCCACACTGGCCATGGGGCTGTGCGCGCCCCTGGCCGTCGCCGTCGGGCGCAGGTGGGGGCTGCACAGAGGCGTTCTGCTGGGGCTGGCCGTCGTCGGCCTCGCCACCGCGGCCCGCGGGCTCGGCCAGTCCGCCTGGCTGCAGCTGGTCTGTGCCGCCGCGGTCGGCATGGGCATCGCGCTCTCCCAGACCCTGCTGCCAGCCGTGGTGAAGACCCGCTTCGCCGACCGGCCCGGCCTGGTGACTGGCATCTACACCACCGGCCTCGGCCTCGGCGGCGCGGTGGCGGCGGGGGTGAGCACACCGCTCGCCGACGCCTTCGACTCGTGGCCGGCCGCACTGGCGTTCTGGGCCATCCTCGCGGTCGCGGGCCTGCTCCTGTGGTCAGCGGCGAAAGGATCGCTTCGGCTCGAGCAGGCGGGTGACCCGAAGCGCATCGCCACCTCCGGCCTGCCCTGGCGCTCCCGACTGGCATGGCGGATCACCGCCGTGTCGGCCGGCAACTCGGCGCTGTACTACTGCGAGCTGGCCTGGATCGCGCCCCTGCTCCACGACGACGGCGGACGAAGCGAGTCGCAGGCCGGCCTCATGCTGACCACCATGATCGCCATTCAGGTCGCGGCGATGCTGGCCGTGCCGGCACTGCACGGCGAACGGCAGGACAGGCGCGCCGGCCTGGCCGCCACCACGGTGCTCACCGCGATCGGCTTCCTGGGCTTCGCCCTCAGCCCGGAAGCGGGCGCCTGGCTCTGGATCGTCGCCATGGGCGTCGGGCACGGCGGCCTGTTCACCCTGGTGATGACCCTCCCGGTGGCGGCCAGCCGGGACGCCGCCCAGGCCGGGCGCTTCAGTGCCATGGCGTTCTTCATCGGCTACGCCTGCGCCGCCGCCGGCCCGGTCGTCGTCGGCGGGCTGCGCGACGCCACCGGCGACTTCCAGCTCGGCTTCGGCCTGCTCGCCGCCGTCGCGGCGCTGATGCTCCTGCCCATCGCCCGCCTCTCACCGAGACGGATCGCCCAGGCCCAACACCACCCATCCGCCTGA
- a CDS encoding SDR family oxidoreductase, with amino-acid sequence MPANAEGTASVGLIAVTGASGRLGGRVARRLAAAGVAQRLVVRDPARAPSLPAASVLRASFDESDNARAALAGVTTLLMVSAAETPDRVQQHQTFVDAAAAAGVEHLVYISFYGATPTCTFTLGRDHAATEQYIRDAGAGMRFTFLRDNLYADFMTALVGSDDVIRGPAGNGQVAPVAQDDIADAAAAILLNPLPHADRTFSLTGPEALTLDEVAAVISEAAGRRIVYRPETVDEAYASRASYGAPRWQVDAWVSTYTAIAAGELATVTSDVPELTGHPATSLADLLRQGRSAYPAD; translated from the coding sequence ATGCCAGCCAATGCCGAAGGCACAGCCAGCGTGGGCCTGATCGCTGTGACCGGCGCATCCGGGCGGCTGGGTGGTCGCGTCGCGCGCCGGCTCGCCGCGGCGGGTGTCGCGCAGCGTCTGGTGGTCCGGGATCCGGCGCGCGCGCCAAGCCTGCCTGCCGCTTCCGTCCTCCGGGCGTCGTTCGACGAGTCGGACAACGCACGCGCCGCCCTGGCCGGGGTCACGACGCTGCTGATGGTGTCCGCCGCGGAGACCCCGGACCGGGTCCAGCAGCATCAGACGTTCGTCGACGCGGCGGCCGCCGCCGGCGTTGAGCATCTGGTGTACATCTCGTTCTACGGCGCGACGCCGACCTGCACGTTCACGTTGGGGCGCGACCACGCCGCCACCGAGCAGTACATCCGTGACGCGGGCGCCGGAATGAGGTTCACCTTCCTGCGCGACAACCTCTACGCCGATTTCATGACCGCTCTGGTCGGCTCGGACGACGTCATACGGGGCCCGGCCGGGAACGGGCAGGTAGCCCCCGTCGCCCAGGACGACATCGCCGACGCCGCCGCGGCGATCCTGCTCAACCCGCTCCCACACGCCGACCGGACCTTTTCGCTGACCGGCCCGGAGGCGCTGACCCTTGATGAAGTGGCCGCTGTTATCTCCGAAGCAGCCGGTCGGCGGATCGTCTACCGTCCCGAGACGGTCGACGAGGCGTACGCCTCCCGCGCCAGCTACGGGGCACCCAGGTGGCAGGTCGACGCCTGGGTGTCGACGTACACGGCCATCGCCGCGGGTGAACTCGCCACCGTCACCTCGGACGTGCCAGAGCTGACCGGCCATCCGGCGACCTCACTCGCCGACCTTCTCCGTCAGGGCCGTTCCGCCTACCCGGCCGACTGA
- a CDS encoding alpha/beta fold hydrolase produces the protein MTEMDEQVPGRRRTFALIPGAGGAGIYWHRVVPLLRAAGHEVVAVDLPGGDPGAALPEYAAVVEAAIGATVEGRPDVVLVAQSLGGFTAPLVAELVPVRAIVFVNAMIPVPGETPGAWWDSTGQPQACATAAERGGYSPEFDLETYFLHDLSEDDAAAISADPRPEDDVVFGSACAFGGWPPVLIRVVAGADDRFFPVEFQRQVARVRLGIDADVLPGGHLLALSQPEALARYLLGV, from the coding sequence ATGACCGAGATGGACGAGCAGGTGCCGGGACGGCGGCGGACGTTCGCGCTGATCCCCGGGGCCGGTGGCGCGGGGATCTACTGGCACCGGGTCGTACCGTTGCTGCGCGCGGCAGGCCATGAGGTGGTCGCCGTCGATCTGCCTGGGGGCGACCCGGGCGCGGCGCTGCCGGAGTACGCCGCCGTGGTCGAGGCGGCGATCGGTGCGACGGTGGAAGGACGACCTGACGTGGTGCTGGTCGCGCAGTCGCTCGGCGGGTTCACGGCGCCGCTGGTCGCCGAGCTGGTTCCCGTGCGCGCGATCGTGTTCGTGAACGCGATGATCCCCGTCCCCGGCGAGACTCCGGGCGCCTGGTGGGACAGCACCGGCCAGCCCCAGGCCTGCGCCACCGCGGCCGAGCGCGGCGGCTACAGCCCCGAGTTCGACCTCGAGACATACTTTCTGCACGACCTGTCCGAGGACGACGCGGCAGCGATCTCGGCGGATCCTCGCCCCGAGGATGACGTGGTGTTCGGTTCCGCCTGTGCGTTCGGCGGATGGCCGCCGGTCCTGATCCGCGTGGTCGCCGGCGCCGACGACCGGTTCTTCCCGGTGGAGTTCCAGCGCCAGGTGGCACGGGTCCGGCTGGGCATCGACGCCGACGTCCTGCCAGGCGGCCATCTGCTCGCCCTGTCACAGCCCGAAGCGCTCGCGCGCTACCTGCTCGGGGTGTGA
- a CDS encoding type II toxin-antitoxin system HicB family antitoxin yields the protein MKRMVQIPYELEQEDDGTWAAHASFPNGGAHGLGDSPEEAAADLHEAVSLVIDVFGVPPG from the coding sequence ATGAAGCGGATGGTCCAGATCCCCTACGAGTTGGAGCAGGAGGACGACGGCACCTGGGCAGCCCATGCGTCGTTTCCCAACGGTGGTGCGCACGGGCTCGGTGATTCTCCCGAGGAAGCGGCCGCTGATCTCCACGAGGCCGTGAGCCTGGTCATCGACGTGTTCGGCGTTCCACCGGGCTGA
- a CDS encoding WD40 repeat domain-containing serine/threonine protein kinase, whose product MIIGRERVEKALPGYSIGDRLGSGAFGLVLAGHDLRADRPVAIKILEAEGVEQATRGFASEAQVLSGLDHPHVVKAFDYVEAEGLCLVVMELMAGGTLASRRVAMAPEQACSVGLAVAAALGHAHSRGVLHRDIKADNILFASDGTPKVGDFGIAKLFEGSAATASGRIGTPMCMAPEQIEGGRLGPATDLYALGIVLYQLLTGAPPFDPKQPLPALWRQQLNDPPPPMTGVAASVELVVLRALAKAARDRHRDATAFALDLARAATEAYGANWTARTELQLHLDEDVRHLTAPSPPSPPPSFRSGQAAADADGLDEHATIQAEPGTIKGRADQADRAKPPRRRFQLRGSRRRTGAATAAVLLLMAVSLTIWQTVGTDRGTGPDPVAVSRQLAAEASRLAGSQPDLARRMAVAAYRTAPTPQARASVLALLVSSNRPLATLTGHLAAVTGLEYSPDGKLVVTRSYDGTARLWDATDSSGDAPEPLAVLGQVSENRPENEMIDAVFSPNSRLLATHNSGIVQLWDTATPGKGVTLLSSLAAATEPELAFFSDVEFGAESDLLVIFSRNAVTLWDTPTGGIVQSPIIISPAGEVTAAAVSPVGGLVATGGVGTVQLWDIQQAGPLAMLTNEGLVTDLEFSSDGKLLVAESTFDNTVRLWDVSDPHQNVRRAVLTDDAGMRGSVLSPDGKLVATYGAGSTKLWDATASGQNVRPLAVLTGNAVNVVFSPDSRLVATTTSSGVEVLLWDSSARGEAVLPLATLTDVADSSAGGGTEIASLGTDMVFSPDGRLLVTASNQPTGSTARLWDTTARGDVRPLWTLPGGPDATHTTAFSPDQKTLAISSYDNTAQLWDVDPDRLVTAACTSRTNELTAAEWDAVLPDTPYDPPCS is encoded by the coding sequence GTGATCATCGGGCGGGAGCGGGTGGAGAAGGCGCTACCCGGCTACTCCATCGGTGACCGGCTGGGGTCGGGGGCGTTCGGGCTGGTACTGGCCGGGCACGACCTGCGGGCCGACCGCCCGGTCGCTATCAAGATCCTCGAAGCGGAGGGCGTCGAGCAGGCGACCCGCGGTTTCGCGTCCGAGGCCCAGGTGCTGAGCGGCCTCGACCATCCCCACGTGGTGAAGGCGTTCGACTACGTCGAGGCCGAGGGCCTGTGCCTGGTCGTGATGGAGCTGATGGCCGGCGGCACACTGGCCAGCCGGCGGGTGGCGATGGCGCCGGAGCAGGCCTGCTCGGTCGGGCTGGCCGTCGCCGCGGCGCTGGGGCACGCGCACAGCCGGGGGGTGCTGCACCGCGACATCAAGGCCGACAACATCCTGTTCGCGTCCGACGGCACCCCCAAGGTCGGCGACTTCGGGATCGCGAAACTGTTCGAAGGATCCGCCGCGACGGCCAGTGGGCGGATCGGGACACCGATGTGCATGGCGCCGGAGCAGATCGAGGGAGGCCGGCTGGGGCCGGCGACGGATCTGTACGCCCTTGGCATCGTCCTCTACCAGCTGCTCACCGGAGCACCGCCGTTCGACCCGAAGCAGCCGCTGCCCGCGCTCTGGCGCCAGCAGTTGAACGACCCGCCACCGCCGATGACCGGCGTGGCCGCCTCGGTGGAACTGGTGGTGCTGCGAGCGCTGGCGAAGGCAGCCAGGGACCGCCACCGTGATGCCACCGCGTTCGCGCTCGATCTGGCCCGCGCGGCCACCGAGGCGTACGGAGCGAACTGGACGGCACGCACCGAGCTTCAGCTGCACCTCGACGAGGATGTCCGCCACCTCACCGCCCCCTCACCCCCGTCACCGCCACCGTCGTTCCGCTCCGGCCAGGCCGCCGCTGACGCCGACGGACTCGACGAGCACGCGACCATCCAGGCGGAACCGGGCACCATCAAGGGTCGAGCCGATCAGGCGGATCGGGCCAAGCCTCCACGGCGACGGTTCCAGCTACGGGGCTCCCGGCGCCGGACTGGGGCGGCAACGGCAGCCGTGCTCCTGCTCATGGCGGTGTCCCTGACGATCTGGCAGACCGTCGGAACAGACCGTGGGACGGGCCCAGACCCGGTGGCGGTCTCCCGACAGCTGGCTGCCGAGGCGTCCCGACTCGCCGGCAGCCAGCCGGACCTCGCCCGCCGGATGGCCGTCGCCGCCTACCGCACCGCACCCACTCCCCAGGCCCGGGCCAGCGTGCTCGCGCTGCTCGTATCGTCGAACCGTCCGCTGGCCACCCTCACCGGCCATCTGGCTGCTGTCACCGGCCTGGAGTACAGCCCGGACGGGAAACTGGTCGTCACCCGCAGCTACGACGGCACCGCCCGGCTGTGGGACGCCACCGACAGCAGCGGAGATGCCCCCGAACCACTCGCCGTCCTCGGGCAGGTCAGTGAGAACAGACCTGAGAACGAGATGATCGACGCGGTGTTCAGCCCGAACAGCAGACTGCTCGCCACCCACAACAGCGGCATCGTCCAACTGTGGGACACCGCCACCCCCGGCAAGGGCGTCACGCTGCTCAGCAGCCTCGCCGCCGCAACTGAACCCGAACTCGCGTTCTTCAGCGACGTGGAGTTCGGCGCGGAGAGCGATCTCCTGGTGATATTCAGCCGAAACGCCGTCACGCTGTGGGACACCCCGACCGGAGGAATCGTCCAGTCGCCGATCATAATTAGCCCAGCCGGGGAAGTGACCGCGGCGGCGGTAAGCCCGGTCGGCGGACTGGTCGCCACCGGCGGCGTCGGAACCGTCCAGCTGTGGGACATTCAGCAAGCTGGGCCCCTCGCCATGTTGACAAACGAAGGCCTGGTCACCGACCTGGAGTTCAGCTCGGACGGGAAGCTGCTCGTGGCTGAATCCACCTTCGACAACACCGTGCGTCTGTGGGACGTCAGCGACCCACACCAGAATGTCCGTCGGGCGGTCCTGACCGATGATGCCGGTATGCGCGGTTCGGTCCTCAGCCCAGACGGAAAGCTGGTCGCCACCTACGGCGCTGGATCGACGAAGTTGTGGGATGCCACAGCCAGCGGCCAGAATGTCAGACCGCTGGCGGTCCTCACCGGCAATGCCGTCAACGTGGTGTTCAGCCCCGACAGCAGACTGGTCGCCACCACCACCTCCTCAGGCGTGGAAGTCCTGCTCTGGGACAGCAGTGCCCGCGGCGAGGCGGTGCTGCCGTTGGCCACCCTCACCGACGTCGCGGACAGCAGTGCCGGCGGCGGGACGGAAATAGCGTCTCTCGGCACGGACATGGTGTTCAGCCCGGATGGACGGCTACTCGTCACCGCCAGCAATCAACCCACCGGCAGCACCGCTCGCCTCTGGGACACCACTGCCCGGGGCGACGTCAGGCCGTTGTGGACCCTCCCAGGCGGACCCGACGCCACTCACACGACGGCGTTCAGCCCGGACCAGAAGACGCTCGCCATCAGCAGCTACGACAACACGGCCCAGCTGTGGGACGTGGATCCCGACCGCCTCGTCACGGCTGCCTGCACCTCGCGAACAAATGAGCTCACCGCGGCGGAGTGGGACGCCGTACTTCCCGACACCCCCTACGACCCGCCCTGCTCCTGA
- a CDS encoding TetR/AcrR family transcriptional regulator, with amino-acid sequence MAKLREAQKRLTRQLLLRAGLEQFQAKGYAATTVDDIANAAGTTRVTFYAYFPSRGALMKALIDEQLNEALARERSSEHGSTAHDLVATVAAGTREAIDAWVRRTVRSWPDIRPIIRIGRDAAVIEPALAHLVEKWMEEAISDVADGLTQADRFAPHQRHFKGVLAMAQLDYVAQNWGDADWKITREQMLDELVDSWVSLLV; translated from the coding sequence ATGGCCAAGCTCCGGGAAGCGCAGAAGCGCCTGACCCGTCAGCTGCTCCTGCGCGCCGGCCTCGAGCAGTTCCAGGCGAAGGGCTACGCCGCGACGACCGTCGACGACATCGCGAACGCGGCCGGCACGACCCGGGTGACCTTCTACGCCTACTTCCCGTCCCGGGGAGCGCTGATGAAGGCGCTCATCGACGAGCAGCTCAACGAGGCGCTGGCGCGGGAACGGTCCTCCGAGCACGGCTCGACCGCCCACGACCTGGTGGCGACCGTCGCCGCCGGCACCCGCGAGGCGATCGACGCCTGGGTCCGGCGCACCGTGCGGTCCTGGCCCGACATCCGGCCGATCATCCGCATCGGCCGCGACGCCGCGGTGATCGAACCCGCGCTCGCCCACCTGGTCGAGAAGTGGATGGAGGAGGCCATCAGCGACGTCGCCGACGGCCTCACGCAGGCCGATCGCTTCGCGCCGCACCAGCGCCACTTCAAAGGCGTCCTGGCCATGGCCCAGCTCGACTACGTCGCCCAGAACTGGGGCGACGCCGACTGGAAGATCACCCGAGAGCAGATGCTCGACGAACTCGTCGACAGCTGGGTCAGCCTGCTGGTGTAG